The Skermanella pratensis genome has a window encoding:
- a CDS encoding FliH/SctL family protein produces MSSTRKFLFDTEFDVDVARRREERLAAEAVTPKPPPPSEPEEPPPPPEPVFKSADLLQAHEDGYADGFANGKAQAEAAMAARIAATLDHLADQIEYIVQSAAESAARQREGVIEIGAVIARKLLPDFARRQGTAEIEAMIAACVGDLIDEPRLVIRLADGDLDALSERIDAITTRRGFAGKVVLLAEPTVAPGDCRIEWADGGAERDSARLWHDIDRAAARLLDPGQHPAGAHHGSGQAPGHAAPFPAAAPSTVIDS; encoded by the coding sequence ATGTCATCAACCCGCAAGTTCCTGTTCGATACCGAGTTCGACGTGGACGTGGCGCGCCGCCGCGAGGAGCGTCTGGCCGCCGAGGCCGTGACGCCGAAGCCGCCCCCGCCATCCGAACCGGAGGAACCGCCCCCGCCGCCCGAGCCGGTGTTCAAGTCGGCCGACCTGCTGCAGGCGCACGAGGACGGCTACGCCGACGGTTTCGCCAACGGCAAGGCGCAGGCCGAGGCGGCGATGGCCGCCCGGATCGCCGCCACGCTCGACCACCTGGCCGACCAGATCGAGTACATCGTGCAGAGCGCCGCCGAGAGCGCCGCGCGCCAGCGCGAGGGCGTGATAGAGATCGGCGCCGTGATCGCCCGCAAGCTGCTGCCCGACTTCGCCCGGCGGCAGGGCACGGCAGAGATCGAAGCCATGATCGCCGCCTGCGTCGGCGACCTGATCGACGAGCCCCGGCTGGTGATCCGGCTGGCCGACGGCGACCTGGACGCGCTGTCCGAGCGGATCGACGCGATCACCACCCGGCGCGGCTTCGCCGGCAAGGTCGTCCTGCTGGCCGAACCGACCGTCGCTCCCGGCGACTGCCGGATCGAGTGGGCCGACGGCGGGGCGGAGCGCGACAGTGCCCGGCTGTGGCACGACATCGACAGGGCCGCGGCCCGCTTGCTCGACCCCGGCCAGCATCCGGCGGGTGCGCACCATGGTTCGGGACAAGCCCCGGGCCATGCGGCCCCCTTCCCGGCGGCTGCGCCGTCCACCGTAATCGACAGCTAG
- the fliN gene encoding flagellar motor switch protein FliN, protein MASKDSFSLDELDGGSRDVAEFDSHAAKDLEAIYDIPVQISAVLGKATMQVSQLLKLGRGAVVELDRKVGEAIDIYVNNRLVARGEVVVVEDRLGVTMTEIIKSDRS, encoded by the coding sequence ATGGCCAGCAAGGACAGCTTTTCGCTCGACGAACTCGACGGCGGCTCCCGCGATGTCGCCGAATTCGACAGCCATGCGGCCAAGGACCTGGAGGCGATCTACGACATTCCGGTCCAGATCTCCGCGGTGCTGGGCAAGGCGACCATGCAGGTCAGCCAACTCCTCAAGCTCGGCCGCGGCGCCGTCGTGGAGTTGGACCGCAAGGTCGGCGAGGCGATCGACATCTATGTCAACAACCGTCTGGTGGCGCGCGGCGAAGTGGTGGTCGTGGAGGACCGGCTGGGCGTGACCATGACCGAAATCATCAAGTCGGACCGGTCTTGA
- a CDS encoding sigma-54-dependent transcriptional regulator, translating into MRLLIVGTLEGYITAAGRIAHERGAKVAYTDGIDKAMNALRGGQGADLVMIDVKFDIARLIDALKLERITIPVIACGIGTDAQAAVRAIRAGAQEYIPLPPDAELIAAVLEAVVQESHAIVSRDPAMGSVLRMADQIAPSEASVLITGENGTGKELMARYIHRKSRRSDKVFVAVNCAAIPENLLESELFGHEKGAFTGALARRVGKFEEANGGTLLLDEISEMDIRLQAKLLRAIQEREIDRVGGSHPVKVDIRVLATSNRRLEEEARAGRFREDLYFRLNVVNLRLPPLRDRPADIVALAAHFAKKYAEQNGMPEKQPTPAALDMLKSHHWRGNVRELENTMHRAVLLSRGKDIDTDAILLTDPAAAPVSAPAPAPEAPPAAHAAARAAAGYAAYGGGRIMAPPPASPPPAASTLPGSLTGLVGRTVADVERDLIIDTLHHCLGNRTHAATILGISIRTLRNKLKQYSEEGVAVPPRATWKGRPCEATA; encoded by the coding sequence ATGCGACTGCTGATCGTCGGCACGCTGGAAGGCTACATCACCGCGGCGGGCAGGATCGCCCACGAGCGGGGCGCCAAGGTCGCCTACACGGACGGCATCGACAAGGCCATGAACGCGCTGCGCGGCGGCCAAGGCGCCGATCTGGTAATGATAGACGTCAAGTTCGACATAGCGCGCCTGATCGACGCGCTGAAGCTGGAGCGCATCACGATTCCGGTCATCGCCTGCGGGATCGGCACCGACGCCCAGGCGGCGGTGCGCGCCATCCGGGCCGGCGCACAGGAATATATCCCGCTGCCGCCCGATGCGGAGTTGATCGCCGCCGTGCTGGAGGCGGTGGTCCAGGAAAGCCACGCGATCGTCAGCCGCGACCCCGCCATGGGATCGGTGCTGCGCATGGCCGACCAGATAGCGCCCAGTGAAGCCTCGGTCCTGATCACCGGCGAGAACGGCACCGGCAAGGAGCTGATGGCCCGCTACATCCACCGCAAGAGCCGGCGGTCCGACAAGGTCTTCGTCGCGGTCAACTGCGCCGCGATCCCCGAGAACCTGCTGGAAAGCGAGCTGTTCGGCCACGAGAAGGGCGCCTTCACCGGGGCGCTGGCGCGCCGCGTGGGCAAGTTCGAGGAGGCCAACGGCGGCACCCTGCTGCTGGACGAGATCAGCGAGATGGACATCCGCCTGCAAGCCAAGCTGCTGCGCGCGATCCAGGAGCGCGAGATCGACCGGGTCGGCGGCAGCCACCCCGTCAAGGTGGACATCCGCGTGCTGGCGACCTCCAACCGCCGCCTGGAGGAGGAGGCCCGCGCCGGCCGCTTCCGGGAGGACCTTTATTTCCGCCTGAACGTGGTCAACCTGCGCCTGCCGCCGCTGCGCGACCGTCCGGCGGACATCGTGGCCCTCGCGGCCCATTTCGCGAAGAAATACGCCGAGCAGAACGGCATGCCGGAAAAGCAGCCGACCCCCGCGGCGCTCGACATGCTGAAGTCGCACCACTGGCGCGGCAATGTGCGCGAGCTGGAGAACACCATGCACAGGGCGGTGCTGCTCTCCCGCGGGAAGGACATCGACACCGACGCGATCCTGCTGACCGATCCGGCCGCGGCGCCGGTCTCCGCTCCCGCCCCGGCGCCCGAGGCGCCGCCGGCCGCCCATGCCGCGGCCCGCGCGGCGGCCGGCTATGCCGCCTATGGCGGCGGCCGGATCATGGCGCCGCCCCCGGCCAGCCCGCCGCCGGCCGCCTCCACTCTCCCCGGCAGCCTGACCGGCCTGGTCGGCCGGACCGTCGCCGACGTCGAGCGCGACCTGATCATAGACACGCTGCACCACTGCCTGGGCAACCGCACCCATGCGGCGACGATCCTCGGCATCTCGATCCGCACGCTGCGCAACAAGCTGAAGCAGTACAGCGAGGAGGGCGTCGCGGTCCCGCCCCGGGCGACATGGAAAGGGCGACCCTGTGAGGCAACGGCATAG
- the flhA gene encoding flagellar biosynthesis protein FlhA, whose protein sequence is MTDQTTGGGFNAGDLFQTAKSMILRGDIALAVGLVMILVVMILPMPSFLLDMFLALSMTMSVLILMTVLFIQKPLEISSFPTILLITTLLRLALNLASTRLILSHGHEGPDAAGAVIEAFAGFVMGGNFVIGVIVFAILTIVNFVVITKGSGRIAEVAARFTLDAMPGKQMAIDADLSAGMIDEPEARKRRKELEDESAFFGSMDGASKFVRGDATAGLMITFINVIAGMIIGIAQNDMPFMEAADTYTRLTIGDGLVSQIPALIISVAAGLLVSKAGVTGSADKALFGQLSNYPMALGLSSAMLLMLGMLPGMPFVPFMALAGATGAAAWYLPKMREKRSKELAEEAMEQVAPAPVADEPISTALSIDSVRLELGYALLTLINTANEGFRLTDQIKGLRRQLAAEVGFVLPSVRIQDNLQLPPNTYVVRIKEIESGRGDIRPNMLLVMDPRGEAISLPGEPTVEPTFGLPAMWIEQNYREEALFKGLTVVDACTVITTHLTEVIKDNMPDLLSYAETQKLLDEIGRESQKLVADVIPAQITMGGLQRVLQNLLGERVSIRDLATILEGVSEACGFTRNITAITEHVRTRLARQISESNSNEAGFIPLITLSPEWEQAFAESIVGDGDDRQLSMAPSRLQQFITNVRQTFERHAMMGETPVLLTSPGVRPYVRSIIERFRPATTVMSQNEIHPKAKIRTLGQI, encoded by the coding sequence ATGACCGACCAGACCACCGGCGGCGGCTTCAACGCGGGCGACCTGTTCCAGACCGCCAAATCCATGATCCTGCGCGGCGACATCGCGCTCGCGGTCGGCTTGGTCATGATCCTGGTGGTCATGATCCTGCCGATGCCGTCGTTCCTGCTCGACATGTTCCTGGCCCTGTCCATGACCATGTCGGTGCTGATCCTGATGACCGTGCTGTTCATCCAGAAACCGCTGGAGATCAGCTCGTTCCCGACCATCCTGCTGATCACCACCCTGCTGCGCCTGGCGCTGAACCTGGCATCGACGCGCCTGATCCTGTCCCACGGCCACGAGGGGCCCGACGCCGCCGGCGCCGTGATCGAAGCCTTCGCCGGCTTCGTCATGGGCGGCAACTTCGTGATCGGCGTGATCGTCTTCGCGATCCTGACGATCGTCAACTTCGTCGTCATCACCAAGGGTTCGGGCCGCATCGCCGAGGTGGCGGCCCGCTTCACCCTGGACGCGATGCCCGGCAAGCAGATGGCGATCGACGCCGACCTGTCCGCCGGCATGATCGACGAGCCGGAAGCCCGCAAGCGCCGCAAGGAGCTTGAGGACGAAAGCGCGTTCTTCGGCTCGATGGACGGCGCGTCCAAGTTCGTGCGCGGCGACGCCACCGCCGGCCTGATGATCACCTTCATCAACGTGATCGCCGGCATGATCATCGGCATCGCCCAGAACGACATGCCGTTCATGGAGGCGGCCGACACCTATACCCGGCTGACCATCGGCGACGGCCTGGTGTCGCAGATCCCGGCGCTGATCATCTCGGTCGCGGCCGGCCTGCTGGTGTCCAAGGCGGGCGTCACGGGGTCGGCCGACAAGGCGCTGTTCGGCCAGCTCAGCAACTACCCCATGGCGCTGGGGCTGTCGTCCGCCATGCTGCTGATGCTCGGCATGTTGCCGGGCATGCCCTTCGTCCCCTTCATGGCGCTGGCCGGCGCCACCGGCGCCGCGGCCTGGTACCTGCCGAAGATGCGGGAGAAGAGGTCCAAGGAACTGGCCGAGGAGGCGATGGAGCAGGTGGCCCCCGCTCCGGTCGCCGACGAGCCGATCTCGACAGCGCTGTCCATCGACTCGGTCCGGCTGGAGCTGGGCTACGCCCTGCTGACGCTGATCAACACGGCGAACGAGGGCTTCCGCCTGACCGACCAGATCAAGGGCCTGCGCCGCCAGCTCGCGGCGGAGGTGGGATTCGTGCTGCCGTCCGTCCGGATCCAGGACAATCTGCAACTGCCGCCCAACACCTACGTGGTGCGGATCAAGGAGATAGAATCGGGTCGCGGCGACATCCGCCCGAACATGCTGCTGGTCATGGACCCGCGCGGCGAGGCGATCTCCCTGCCCGGGGAGCCGACGGTCGAGCCGACCTTCGGCCTGCCCGCCATGTGGATCGAGCAGAACTACCGCGAGGAGGCGCTGTTCAAGGGCCTGACCGTGGTCGACGCCTGCACGGTCATCACCACGCACCTGACCGAGGTGATCAAGGACAACATGCCCGACCTGCTGTCCTATGCCGAGACCCAGAAGCTTCTGGACGAGATCGGGCGCGAAAGCCAGAAGCTGGTGGCGGACGTCATCCCGGCCCAGATCACCATGGGCGGGCTGCAGCGCGTGCTGCAGAACCTGCTGGGTGAGCGGGTGTCGATCCGCGACCTCGCCACCATCCTGGAAGGCGTCTCGGAGGCGTGCGGCTTCACCCGCAACATCACCGCCATCACCGAACACGTGAGGACCCGGCTGGCCCGCCAGATCTCGGAGTCGAACAGCAACGAGGCCGGCTTCATCCCGCTGATCACCCTGTCCCCGGAATGGGAGCAGGCCTTCGCCGAATCGATCGTCGGCGACGGCGACGACCGGCAACTTTCCATGGCACCGTCACGCCTTCAGCAATTCATCACCAATGTGCGTCAGACTTTCGAACGTCACGCCATGATGGGCGAGACACCGGTGCTGCTCACCAGTCCCGGCGTCCGGCCCTATGTGCGGTCGATCATCGAACGGTTCCGGCCGGCGACGACGGTCATGTCGCAGAACGAGATCCATCCCAAGGCCAAGATCCGGACCCTTGGGCAGATCTGA
- a CDS encoding MinD/ParA family protein, with protein MTEASSVFPANITPLRGHNVVAVASGKGGVGKTWFSITLTHALTKLGRRALLFDGDLGLANVDIQLGLMPKRDLGSVVERRMSLQTAAERFEDGGFDIIAGRSGSGNLANLTVQRLNELRADLLEVARNYDAVVIDLGAGVDRTVRQLSGPAGITLVVTTDEPTSLTDAYAFIKVTHAANPNADLRVVVNMASSVREGERTYATILKACQNFLKFSPPMAGIIRRDQKVRDAIRNQVPLLMRSPSSDAASDVRNLAAKLFTGP; from the coding sequence ATGACCGAAGCATCCTCGGTTTTCCCCGCCAACATCACCCCGCTGCGTGGCCACAACGTCGTCGCCGTGGCGAGCGGAAAGGGCGGCGTCGGCAAGACCTGGTTCTCCATCACCCTGACCCACGCGCTGACCAAGCTGGGCCGGCGCGCGCTGCTGTTCGACGGCGACCTGGGGCTGGCCAACGTGGACATCCAGCTCGGGCTGATGCCCAAGCGCGACCTGGGATCGGTGGTCGAGCGCCGCATGTCGCTCCAGACGGCCGCCGAGCGGTTCGAGGACGGCGGGTTCGACATCATCGCGGGACGATCCGGTTCCGGCAACCTGGCCAACCTGACGGTCCAGCGGCTGAACGAGCTGCGCGCCGACCTGCTGGAGGTGGCGCGGAACTACGACGCCGTCGTGATCGACCTGGGCGCCGGCGTGGACCGCACCGTCCGCCAGCTTTCCGGCCCCGCCGGGATCACGCTGGTGGTGACGACCGACGAGCCGACCTCGCTGACGGACGCCTATGCCTTCATCAAGGTCACCCATGCCGCCAACCCGAACGCCGACCTGCGCGTGGTGGTGAACATGGCGAGCAGCGTGCGCGAGGGCGAACGGACCTATGCCACGATCCTGAAGGCCTGCCAGAACTTCCTGAAGTTCTCGCCGCCGATGGCCGGCATCATCCGCCGCGACCAGAAGGTCCGGGACGCGATCCGCAACCAGGTGCCGCTGCTGATGCGCTCGCCCAGTTCCGACGCGGCCTCCGACGTGCGCAACCTGGCGGCGAAGCTGTTCACCGGGCCATGA
- a CDS encoding flagellar FliJ family protein — protein sequence MSSGLHTLIRLHKWRLDEKRRALAELQTLADKLADDAGRLEAEIAAEQEIARTSPEAGFGYGNFAKLSIERRKRLAQSIAQVESQIAEATEEMAEAFQELKRYELAQEGRDKRDQAKRKQRENAALDEVALSGFMRRR from the coding sequence ATGAGCAGCGGCCTGCACACACTGATCCGCCTTCACAAGTGGCGCCTCGACGAGAAGCGCCGGGCCCTGGCCGAACTCCAGACCCTGGCCGACAAGCTGGCCGACGACGCCGGGCGGCTGGAAGCGGAGATCGCGGCGGAGCAGGAGATCGCCCGCACCTCGCCGGAGGCCGGGTTCGGCTACGGCAACTTCGCCAAGCTGTCGATCGAGCGGCGCAAGCGCCTGGCGCAGTCCATCGCCCAGGTCGAGTCGCAGATCGCCGAAGCGACCGAGGAGATGGCGGAAGCCTTCCAGGAGCTGAAGCGCTACGAGCTGGCCCAGGAAGGCCGCGACAAGCGCGACCAAGCCAAGCGCAAGCAGCGCGAGAACGCCGCCCTGGACGAGGTCGCGCTGAGCGGCTTCATGCGCCGGCGCTGA
- the ctrA gene encoding response regulator transcription factor CtrA: MRVLLVEDDSSVAKSIELMLHSEGFIVDSTDLGEDGLEIGKLYDYDIIILDLMLPDIDGYEVLRRLRSARVTTPILILSGLSELDHKIKGLGVGADDYLTKPFDKRELIARIQAIVRRSKGHSDSVIRTGRLTVNLDTRTVEVDGQPLHLTGKEYGILELLSLRKGTTLTKEMFLNHLYGGMDEPELKIIDVFVCKLRKKLAQSTSGDNYIETVWGRGYVLRDPQEEAVSQKAQAAG; the protein is encoded by the coding sequence ATGAGGGTTCTGCTGGTCGAAGACGACTCCTCGGTCGCCAAGAGTATTGAATTGATGCTGCATTCCGAGGGCTTCATCGTCGATTCCACCGATCTCGGTGAGGATGGGCTGGAGATCGGAAAGCTGTATGACTACGATATCATCATCCTGGACCTGATGCTGCCGGACATCGACGGCTACGAGGTCCTGCGCCGGCTGCGGTCCGCCCGGGTCACCACGCCGATCCTGATCCTGTCCGGTCTGTCGGAACTGGACCACAAGATCAAGGGACTGGGCGTCGGCGCCGACGACTACCTGACCAAGCCCTTCGACAAGCGCGAACTGATCGCCCGCATCCAGGCCATCGTCCGCCGCAGCAAGGGCCATTCGGACAGCGTGATCCGGACCGGCCGCCTGACGGTCAACCTGGACACCCGCACCGTCGAGGTGGACGGCCAGCCGCTTCACCTGACCGGCAAGGAATACGGCATCCTGGAACTGCTGAGCCTGCGCAAGGGCACCACGCTCACCAAGGAGATGTTCCTGAACCATCTCTATGGCGGCATGGACGAGCCGGAACTGAAGATCATCGATGTCTTCGTCTGCAAGCTGCGCAAGAAGCTCGCCCAGTCGACCAGCGGCGACAATTATATCGAGACGGTGTGGGGCCGCGGCTACGTGCTGCGCGATCCGCAGGAAGAAGCGGTTTCCCAAAAGGCGCAGGCGGCGGGGTGA
- a CDS encoding CheR family methyltransferase: MKVEDFDMFSTLLKQRSGLVLSRDKAYLLESRLMPVARKWNMKGLDELAIAIRTRREEALLRDITEAMTTNESSFYRDQKPFDQFRNVVLPMMLANRGGRRSIRIWSAACSSGQEAYSLAMLLLDEGARLDGWRFEIVGTDLSSEMVEKAKAGIYTQFEVQRGLPITHLVKYFKQIGDKWQLNDKIRQMVSFREYNLLTDLTPLGQFDVVFCRNVLIYFDQPTKGKVLESIAKLMPADGVLYLGGAETVLGITERFKPMDNQRGLYVMNQPAGAQTARAVAG, encoded by the coding sequence ATGAAGGTCGAAGACTTCGACATGTTCAGCACCCTGCTGAAGCAGCGCTCGGGCCTCGTCCTGTCCCGCGACAAGGCCTACCTGCTCGAGTCGCGGCTTATGCCGGTCGCGCGCAAGTGGAACATGAAGGGCCTCGACGAGCTCGCCATAGCCATCCGCACCCGGCGCGAGGAAGCCCTGCTGCGTGACATCACGGAGGCGATGACGACCAACGAGTCGTCCTTCTACCGCGACCAGAAGCCGTTCGACCAGTTCCGCAACGTGGTCCTGCCGATGATGCTGGCCAACCGCGGCGGACGCCGCTCGATCCGGATCTGGTCGGCCGCGTGCTCCAGCGGGCAGGAGGCCTATTCCCTGGCGATGCTGCTGCTGGACGAGGGCGCCAGGCTGGACGGGTGGCGGTTCGAGATCGTCGGCACCGACCTGTCGTCGGAGATGGTCGAGAAGGCCAAGGCCGGCATCTACACCCAGTTCGAGGTCCAGCGCGGCCTGCCGATCACCCATCTGGTCAAGTACTTCAAGCAGATCGGCGACAAGTGGCAGCTCAACGACAAGATCCGGCAGATGGTCTCCTTCCGGGAGTACAACCTGCTGACCGACCTGACCCCGCTCGGCCAGTTCGACGTCGTGTTCTGCCGCAACGTGCTGATCTATTTCGACCAGCCGACCAAGGGCAAGGTGCTGGAAAGCATCGCCAAGCTGATGCCTGCCGACGGCGTGCTCTATCTGGGCGGCGCCGAGACTGTCCTGGGAATCACCGAGCGGTTCAAGCCCATGGACAACCAGCGCGGCCTCTATGTGATGAACCAGCCCGCCGGCGCGCAGACTGCACGGGCCGTGGCGGGCTGA
- a CDS encoding protein-glutamate methylesterase/protein-glutamine glutaminase, with protein sequence MSDFPGKPAGAAAVADDPHRVMVVDDSAVIRGLLSRALEGDPELRVVASVGDGQMAINALTRQSIDVIVLDIEMPVMDGLTAIPKLVAIDPAVKIIMASTLTLRGAEVSMKALQSGAADYVTKPSSTRELGAADSFKRELVSKVKALAASARRAGSRNRLSLRNERLTAPLAPLPRPRSMDPAAVVLRPMPTIVPPPDIIAIGSSTGGPQALFEVLSHLKGGIRQPILITQHMPATFTTILAEHITRQCGIACAEAKDGEPLVGGRIYLAPGDFHMTLATRGTGTVLSVNKDPPENFCRPAVDPMMRTIAKIYGRRAFAIILTGMGQDGMRGCTELVAAGGLVIAQDEPSSVVWGMPGAVSTAGLCSAVLPLREIGPFIRKIALRTAA encoded by the coding sequence ATGAGCGATTTTCCGGGCAAACCCGCTGGTGCCGCAGCGGTCGCGGACGACCCCCATCGGGTGATGGTGGTCGACGACAGCGCCGTGATCCGCGGCCTGCTGTCCCGCGCTTTGGAGGGCGATCCCGAACTGCGGGTCGTCGCTTCGGTCGGCGACGGCCAGATGGCGATCAACGCCCTGACCCGCCAGAGCATCGATGTGATCGTCCTCGACATCGAGATGCCAGTGATGGACGGGCTGACCGCGATCCCCAAGCTGGTCGCGATCGATCCGGCGGTGAAGATCATCATGGCCTCCACGCTGACGCTGCGGGGGGCCGAGGTCAGCATGAAGGCCCTCCAGTCCGGGGCCGCCGACTACGTCACCAAGCCGTCCTCGACCCGCGAGCTGGGGGCGGCCGACAGCTTCAAGCGGGAGCTGGTCAGCAAGGTCAAGGCGCTGGCCGCCTCGGCCCGGCGCGCCGGGTCGCGCAACCGCCTGAGCCTGCGCAACGAGCGGCTGACGGCTCCCCTCGCCCCGCTGCCGCGGCCCCGGTCGATGGACCCCGCCGCCGTGGTGCTCCGGCCGATGCCGACGATCGTCCCGCCGCCGGACATCATCGCGATCGGCAGCTCGACCGGCGGGCCGCAGGCCCTGTTCGAGGTCCTGTCCCATCTGAAGGGCGGCATCCGCCAGCCGATCCTGATCACCCAGCACATGCCGGCCACCTTCACCACCATCCTGGCCGAGCACATCACCCGCCAGTGCGGCATCGCCTGCGCCGAGGCCAAGGACGGCGAGCCGCTGGTCGGCGGCCGCATCTACCTGGCGCCGGGTGACTTCCACATGACCCTGGCCACCCGGGGAACCGGGACGGTGCTGTCGGTCAACAAGGACCCGCCGGAGAATTTCTGCCGTCCGGCGGTCGACCCGATGATGCGCACCATCGCCAAGATCTACGGGCGCCGCGCCTTCGCCATCATCCTGACCGGAATGGGCCAGGACGGCATGCGCGGCTGCACCGAACTGGTGGCGGCGGGAGGCTTGGTGATCGCCCAGGACGAGCCGTCCAGCGTGGTCTGGGGCATGCCCGGCGCGGTATCCACGGCGGGCCTGTGCAGCGCCGTCCTGCCGTTGCGTGAAATTGGACCCTTTATCCGCAAGATTGCTTTGAGGACCGCAGCATGA
- a CDS encoding response regulator — protein sequence MKSCLVVDDSRVVRKVARKILEELHFTCSEAEDGRQAMEACAREMPNAILLDWNMPVMTGIEFLRRLRKMSGGDAPKVVFCTTENDLAHIQEALSAGANEYIMKPFDSDIIQTKFAQVGLI from the coding sequence ATGAAATCCTGTCTTGTCGTCGATGACAGCCGCGTTGTCCGCAAGGTGGCCCGGAAGATCCTTGAGGAACTGCATTTCACCTGCTCGGAGGCCGAGGACGGGCGCCAGGCGATGGAAGCCTGCGCCAGGGAGATGCCGAACGCGATCCTGCTGGACTGGAACATGCCGGTCATGACCGGCATCGAGTTCCTGCGGCGGCTGCGCAAGATGTCGGGCGGCGACGCCCCGAAGGTGGTGTTCTGCACGACCGAGAACGACTTGGCCCACATCCAGGAGGCGTTGAGCGCCGGGGCCAACGAATACATCATGAAGCCTTTCGACAGCGACATCATCCAGACCAAGTTCGCCCAGGTCGGCCTGATCTGA
- a CDS encoding chemotaxis protein CheW produces the protein MSANLPAKKTKYDDFSVNANEDFVTMMIADQLFGIPVLQVQDVLGHQRITRIPLAPPEVAGSLNLRGRIVTAIDVRLRLGLPARPKEKPGMSIVVDLRGELYSLMVDGVGEVLSLSSDDFERNPSTLDVRWRELSTGIYRLNGTLLVVLDVSRLLNFANLEAV, from the coding sequence ATGAGTGCCAACCTGCCGGCCAAGAAGACCAAGTACGACGACTTCTCGGTCAATGCGAACGAAGACTTCGTGACCATGATGATCGCGGACCAGCTGTTCGGGATCCCCGTGCTCCAGGTCCAGGACGTTCTCGGACACCAGCGCATCACCCGCATCCCGCTGGCGCCGCCCGAGGTCGCCGGTTCGCTGAACCTGCGCGGACGGATCGTCACGGCGATCGACGTCCGGCTGCGTCTCGGCCTGCCGGCCCGGCCCAAGGAAAAGCCGGGCATGAGCATCGTCGTCGACCTGCGCGGCGAGCTTTACAGCCTGATGGTGGACGGCGTCGGCGAGGTGCTGAGCCTGTCCTCCGACGATTTCGAACGCAACCCGTCGACGCTCGATGTCCGCTGGCGCGAACTGTCCACCGGCATCTATCGCCTGAACGGGACGCTGCTGGTGGTGCTGGACGTGTCCCGGCTGCTGAACTTCGCCAATCTGGAGGCGGTGTAG